A part of Methanohalobium evestigatum Z-7303 genomic DNA contains:
- a CDS encoding glycosyltransferase family 4 protein codes for MKDIAEHSSHEIDVLTNIHSSINSKFDNNFSFGIIRRNLKGITGELSVIYFLLINRKKYDVIYLSRLNDSIIGLVAYILGKKVISHAHGSELIKNGLKTTGGKFPILRTFWENLKFKLNLNLTYKLIAVSEWSKNKLIENGANENKVHIVHPGIDFYNFSTYVNNNLRNELNICKSDTILLTVSRLHPRKGHRLVMDAISKMDNVHYLIIGKGYEEDLLKQYASSLNINDKVDFLGYVNDDDLPNYYQTCDIFIMTGQPSEKDVEGFGIAYLEANAAGKPVIGTDIYGVASAVKDNETGLLVEPTVKSIKNGIEILMNNNIKREYISKNSIYWAKKHDWSQIIKIIDDILSS; via the coding sequence ATGAAGGATATTGCTGAACATTCAAGCCATGAAATTGATGTGCTTACTAACATACATTCTAGTATAAATTCTAAATTTGATAATAATTTTAGTTTTGGAATAATACGAAGAAACCTTAAAGGAATAACTGGAGAACTATCCGTTATTTATTTTTTATTAATTAATAGAAAAAAATACGATGTTATTTATTTATCAAGATTGAATGATTCAATAATAGGATTGGTCGCATACATTTTAGGTAAAAAAGTAATATCACATGCACACGGATCAGAATTGATAAAAAATGGTTTAAAAACTACAGGAGGCAAATTTCCAATATTAAGAACCTTCTGGGAGAACTTAAAATTTAAATTGAATTTGAACCTAACTTATAAGCTTATTGCTGTAAGTGAATGGTCAAAAAACAAACTTATCGAAAATGGAGCAAATGAAAATAAAGTACATATTGTTCATCCGGGCATAGATTTTTACAATTTTTCTACATATGTCAATAATAATTTAAGGAATGAGCTAAACATTTGCAAAAGTGATACAATTCTCCTTACAGTATCAAGGCTCCATCCAAGGAAAGGTCATAGACTTGTTATGGACGCTATTTCAAAAATGGATAATGTACATTATTTGATAATAGGAAAAGGCTATGAAGAAGATTTATTAAAACAATATGCATCAAGTTTAAACATAAATGATAAAGTGGATTTTTTAGGATATGTCAACGATGATGATTTACCAAATTATTACCAAACTTGTGATATTTTCATTATGACAGGTCAACCAAGTGAAAAAGATGTTGAAGGTTTTGGTATTGCCTACCTTGAAGCAAATGCAGCAGGTAAACCTGTAATAGGTACAGATATATATGGTGTAGCATCTGCTGTTAAAGATAATGAAACAGGATTATTAGTCGAACCAACAGTGAAAAGCATTAAAAATGGAATAGAAATCTTAATGAATAATAATATAAAAAGAGAATATATAAGTAAAAACAGCATTTATTGGGCAAAAAAGCATGATTGGTCACAAATAATAAAGATAATAGATGATATTTTATCAAGCTAA
- a CDS encoding glycosyltransferase family 39 protein, protein MVKRITNFILSLDIYDKLLLLIISISFIFKLLLIHQDINTILNKFLADDTYYYYSLVRNIIDGKGIVFNYGIPTNGFHPLYVIILIPLFKLLYPLGINAPVYASLILMIIFSIGTSIIIYLIMKNVLNKKAGLLAAFIWLFNPNILFVTLSAMETPIQIFFISLLTYYIVSKSNIPKLSIKESAIIGLLIGLIFLSRMDGVFIGIGVISALVLRNFKQNKLETKSLIAIISTASLTVVPWLMWSFIKLNRITPISGEALRILRLNSNTYPDLVFNSIYSTLSSVAHFFLNLEYSGTGYLSLFFFLFVPILILTLKRDRIVFKLIYTFDFLVISSIIYFLFYWFYEIGFRSWYTIYTYFLLTILFSAIIVKLIQELKPKKRQLAYILVIFILIFSFSFGGFVQYKEGQHPQEELKWRIGNYVNNNISPNNTIGSFNTGIYQYYTPKHNVINLDGVMNPKALKAMKKGNITGYMMKNNIAFIIDPPNEIEKLNKSLLNLKPVKTFEKQVYTSNFNNKVIKYKIYKISYSNKN, encoded by the coding sequence ATGGTAAAGCGTATAACTAATTTTATTTTAAGTTTAGATATATATGACAAATTATTATTACTAATCATATCAATTAGTTTCATATTTAAGTTATTGTTAATACACCAAGATATTAATACAATTTTAAATAAATTTCTTGCTGATGATACATATTATTATTACTCTTTAGTTAGGAACATAATTGATGGTAAAGGGATTGTTTTTAATTATGGTATTCCTACGAATGGTTTTCATCCGCTATATGTTATTATACTTATACCTCTATTTAAACTACTTTATCCATTAGGAATTAACGCTCCGGTTTATGCATCTTTAATCCTTATGATAATATTTAGTATTGGGACATCTATAATAATATATTTAATCATGAAAAATGTGTTAAACAAAAAAGCTGGACTACTTGCTGCTTTTATATGGCTGTTTAATCCTAATATATTATTTGTGACGTTATCAGCAATGGAAACCCCAATACAAATTTTCTTCATTTCACTTTTAACATATTACATAGTATCTAAATCAAATATCCCTAAGTTATCTATTAAAGAATCTGCAATAATAGGTTTATTAATAGGCCTTATTTTTTTGAGTAGAATGGATGGAGTTTTTATAGGTATTGGAGTCATTAGTGCACTTGTATTAAGAAACTTTAAGCAAAATAAGTTAGAAACCAAAAGTTTAATAGCAATTATATCTACTGCTTCTTTAACTGTAGTACCCTGGTTGATGTGGAGCTTCATAAAATTAAATAGAATAACCCCTATAAGCGGTGAAGCTCTCCGTATATTAAGATTAAATTCTAATACTTACCCAGATCTAGTATTTAATTCTATATATTCTACGTTATCATCCGTAGCTCATTTCTTTTTAAATTTAGAATATTCTGGAACAGGATATTTATCCTTATTCTTTTTCTTATTCGTACCAATTTTAATTCTTACATTAAAAAGAGATAGAATTGTTTTTAAATTAATTTATACCTTTGACTTTTTGGTTATTTCATCAATTATCTACTTTTTATTTTATTGGTTTTATGAAATTGGTTTTAGAAGTTGGTACACCATTTATACATACTTTTTATTAACAATATTATTTTCGGCAATAATAGTTAAATTAATACAAGAACTTAAACCTAAAAAACGCCAATTAGCTTACATATTAGTTATTTTTATCCTTATTTTTTCGTTTTCATTTGGGGGATTTGTGCAATATAAAGAGGGTCAACATCCCCAGGAAGAACTAAAATGGAGAATAGGTAATTACGTTAATAATAATATATCACCTAATAATACAATAGGTTCTTTTAATACTGGTATATATCAATATTACACTCCGAAACATAATGTTATAAATTTAGATGGTGTTATGAACCCTAAAGCGCTTAAAGCAATGAAGAAAGGTAACATCACAGGTTATATGATGAAAAACAATATTGCTTTTATTATTGACCCACCTAATGAGATTGAAAAGCTTAATAAGTCATTATTGAACTTAAAACCTGTAAAAACGTTTGAAAAGCAAGTTTATACTAGTAATTTTAATAATAAAGTTATTAAGTATAAGATTTACAAAATATCATATAGTAATAAAAACTAA
- a CDS encoding lysylphosphatidylglycerol synthase transmembrane domain-containing protein, which produces MSLIDKLKKRILYSIIFAAVVVLGLLIYADFNSIISAFVDFGWIYLPIILILTVFNYIVRFYKWDFYLSTIGVDIGKKNSAIVFFSGLIMSITPGKLGEVLKSYLLKQTNDVSISRTAPVVFAERLTDIVGLIILSSVGVVIYQYGISVMVVTLLIISAVVSIIQSRKLSLKLIEFGEKLPFISKFAHHLHELYESAYILLKFRPLSITILLSIVSWFFECIAMWYVFKGFGLDLSMLVATFVFAFSSVAGAVSMLPGGLGVAEGSIVGLLLTMDVSKATATGSALIIRFCTLWFGVVVGIIVVLFYQNKLEKIN; this is translated from the coding sequence TTGTCACTTATCGATAAACTCAAAAAACGGATTTTATATTCTATAATATTTGCTGCTGTAGTAGTACTTGGTCTTTTGATTTATGCGGATTTTAATAGTATAATATCTGCATTTGTGGATTTTGGATGGATATATCTTCCAATTATATTAATATTAACTGTTTTTAACTACATAGTAAGGTTTTATAAATGGGATTTCTATTTATCCACTATTGGTGTAGACATTGGTAAAAAAAATAGCGCAATTGTTTTTTTTAGTGGGTTAATTATGTCAATCACTCCTGGTAAATTGGGGGAAGTTTTGAAATCCTATCTTTTAAAACAGACTAATGATGTAAGTATCAGCAGAACTGCTCCTGTCGTTTTTGCTGAACGTCTAACAGATATTGTAGGTTTAATTATATTATCATCTGTAGGTGTAGTTATATACCAATATGGCATATCTGTGATGGTTGTTACATTATTAATCATTTCTGCTGTAGTTTCAATAATTCAATCCAGAAAATTATCGTTGAAATTGATCGAATTTGGTGAAAAGCTACCATTTATATCCAAATTCGCACATCATCTTCATGAGTTGTATGAAAGCGCATATATTCTTCTTAAATTTAGACCTCTTTCAATTACGATATTACTAAGTATCGTTTCATGGTTTTTTGAATGTATTGCAATGTGGTATGTATTTAAAGGGTTTGGATTAGACTTGTCTATGCTTGTTGCTACATTTGTATTTGCTTTCTCTTCTGTTGCAGGAGCAGTATCGATGCTTCCTGGAGGTTTAGGTGTAGCGGAGGGGAGTATTGTTGGTTTGCTTTTGACCATGGATGTATCTAAAGCAACGGCTACAGGGTCAGCATTGATTATCCGTTTTTGTACTCTCTGGTTTGGTGTGGTTGTAGGTATCATAGTTGTACTTTTTTACCAAAACAAACTTGAAAAAATCAACTGA
- a CDS encoding PHP domain-containing protein gives MKYDLHTHTKYSPRCGVTEPKKLVNTAIKKGLDGIAVTDHDTIKGALEAKKFETPDFGVIIGCEVSTDKGELIGLFLQDEITSTSPEDVIEDIHNQGGIVVVPHPFDEYRSKRFSSLSEYYKQIDAIEVFNSRCIKEKSNEAARRFANKNNLLMVGGSDAHYLNEVGLGYTDFFWVDDLTRDNMMYALEKSKINIRGKKSSLMNHARTKIRKWSKDFVTYR, from the coding sequence ATGAAATATGATTTGCATACTCATACTAAATATTCGCCAAGGTGTGGAGTCACAGAACCTAAAAAACTCGTGAATACCGCAATCAAAAAAGGTCTTGATGGGATTGCAGTAACTGATCACGACACTATAAAAGGTGCATTAGAAGCTAAAAAATTTGAAACGCCTGATTTTGGAGTTATCATCGGATGTGAAGTAAGTACTGATAAAGGTGAATTAATTGGTTTGTTTTTGCAGGATGAAATAACATCTACAAGCCCTGAAGATGTTATTGAAGATATTCATAATCAAGGTGGTATTGTAGTAGTCCCTCATCCCTTTGATGAGTATAGGTCCAAAAGGTTCAGTAGTTTATCAGAATATTACAAACAGATAGATGCAATTGAAGTATTCAATTCACGATGTATAAAAGAAAAGAGTAATGAAGCTGCTAGAAGATTTGCAAATAAAAATAACCTTTTGATGGTCGGTGGTAGCGATGCTCACTATTTGAATGAAGTCGGTCTTGGGTATACTGATTTTTTTTGGGTTGATGATTTAACTAGAGATAATATGATGTATGCACTTGAAAAATCAAAAATTAATATTAGAGGTAAAAAATCATCGTTAATGAATCATGCAAGAACAAAAATTCGTAAATGGAGTAAAGATTTTGTCACTTATCGATAA
- a CDS encoding decaprenyl-phosphate phosphoribosyltransferase, with translation MFKAIMRSLRPSQWYKNFIIFLALIFSHNLMNPMAWMDSITAFVIFCMLSGSLYLMNDIMDAEDDKKHPVKCKRPIASGELKKSHAFFIFIVLLSGSLYISSIVNYAFLLISVLYFVLLFAYNLKLKYIVLVDVLTISAGFVLRAIAGAVALTVSISPWLIICTFLLALFLAFGKRRHELVLLGDDAKNHRKILDEYTVPLLEQMTLIVTSALIVSYLLYTFFASTHYMMVTIPFLVYGLFRYLLLVHSQDFGGEPEMLFKDKGMLFSISIWAILVAVVLYFVPDGSTNLIYILNNVGI, from the coding sequence ATGTTTAAAGCGATTATGAGGTCTTTACGTCCAAGCCAGTGGTATAAAAATTTTATAATCTTTCTGGCGTTGATTTTTTCTCACAATCTTATGAACCCAATGGCGTGGATGGATTCAATAACTGCTTTTGTTATCTTTTGTATGCTGTCTGGAAGTTTATATTTGATGAATGATATTATGGATGCAGAAGATGACAAGAAACATCCTGTTAAATGTAAACGCCCAATTGCGTCTGGGGAACTTAAAAAATCTCATGCTTTTTTTATATTCATTGTACTATTATCTGGTTCTCTTTATATCTCATCAATAGTTAATTATGCATTCCTTTTAATATCTGTCTTATATTTTGTATTGCTTTTTGCCTATAATCTGAAACTAAAATATATTGTGTTGGTAGATGTCTTAACAATATCAGCAGGCTTTGTGCTTCGTGCAATAGCAGGAGCAGTAGCACTCACGGTATCAATATCACCATGGCTTATAATCTGCACATTTTTACTAGCATTGTTCCTTGCTTTTGGAAAAAGAAGACATGAACTTGTACTGCTTGGAGATGATGCGAAAAACCACAGAAAAATTCTTGATGAATACACGGTTCCATTATTGGAACAAATGACCCTTATAGTCACATCCGCACTTATAGTATCATACCTTTTATACACTTTCTTTGCCAGTACTCATTATATGATGGTAACTATTCCATTTTTGGTCTATGGTTTATTCAGATATCTCCTTCTGGTTCATTCTCAAGATTTTGGTGGCGAGCCTGAAATGCTGTTTAAAGACAAAGGTATGTTATTTTCTATTTCTATATGGGCTATTTTAGTAGCAGTAGTATTATATTTTGTCCCAGATGGAAGTACAAATTTAATCTATATTTTAAATAATGTAGGTATCTAA
- a CDS encoding DUF362 domain-containing protein: MSQVSVLKTSPETVLEDYSKLMRSVKYQDYLPKDKTTIIKLNLSWSLYYPACSTEPWQLEAVLKTLKEDGYKDIVAMENKTVVTNPIKGAKQNKWLSILDKYDVDFVPLTDVKWLDYNPSTEMVGMDKVFPDGFQIPEPFIGANVLHLPTQKTHGHTTITGAMKNAFGGLLNERRHHSHKYIHEVLVDLLKIQKEIHPGIFAVMDGTVCGDGAGPRTMTPKIKDYILASYDQVSIDAVSAKMMGFDPMSIDKIKMADELGLGSGNLDNIKIVGEDISDVNYNFEVGESLVVSGDKLFRKGGLKFLEPLLFHTPLFKIPILASSTYHDRFWYPVIGKKYVNEFMETKWGKLFSKY, encoded by the coding sequence ATGTCCCAAGTTTCAGTTTTAAAAACCAGCCCTGAAACAGTACTGGAAGACTACAGTAAATTAATGCGCAGTGTTAAATATCAAGACTATCTCCCCAAGGATAAAACCACTATTATAAAATTAAACCTTTCATGGTCTCTTTATTATCCAGCATGTTCTACTGAACCTTGGCAGCTTGAAGCAGTTTTAAAAACACTAAAAGAAGATGGTTATAAAGATATTGTTGCAATGGAAAATAAAACAGTTGTCACCAATCCTATAAAAGGTGCAAAACAGAATAAATGGTTATCTATTCTCGATAAATATGATGTGGATTTTGTGCCACTTACCGATGTTAAATGGTTAGATTATAACCCTTCAACAGAAATGGTAGGAATGGACAAAGTTTTTCCTGATGGTTTTCAGATACCTGAACCTTTCATAGGGGCAAATGTATTGCATCTACCTACACAAAAAACGCATGGTCACACCACGATAACTGGTGCAATGAAAAATGCGTTTGGAGGGTTATTAAACGAACGCAGACATCATTCCCATAAATACATTCATGAAGTTCTTGTAGATTTGTTGAAAATACAAAAAGAAATTCATCCAGGTATATTCGCAGTAATGGATGGTACTGTTTGTGGTGATGGTGCAGGTCCAAGGACAATGACTCCAAAAATTAAAGATTACATTCTTGCAAGCTATGACCAGGTTTCAATTGATGCTGTAAGTGCCAAAATGATGGGTTTTGACCCGATGTCAATAGATAAAATAAAGATGGCAGATGAACTTGGATTAGGAAGTGGGAACCTTGACAACATCAAGATTGTTGGTGAAGATATAAGTGATGTCAATTATAATTTCGAAGTAGGAGAAAGTCTTGTTGTAAGTGGAGATAAATTGTTCAGGAAAGGAGGATTAAAATTTTTAGAACCACTGCTGTTCCATACTCCACTTTTCAAAATACCGATATTAGCATCTTCTACTTATCATGACCGTTTTTGGTACCCAGTAATTGGTAAAAAATACGTCAACGAATTTATGGAAACCAAATGGGGTAAATTGTTTTCTAAATATTAA
- a CDS encoding glycosyltransferase, with translation MGKVVALFVNTLKNGGAERVTSNLSLNLSNDYNKKLILYNKDQIDYPYDGDIIDLNIDQSNPVKITVNNIFLKTYRFLKVMLKLKKVKKEHNISTTISFLNNPNILNLFSKYDDKTIISVRNYNSKLLSGFDGKIYSVLIKLFYNRADLVVAVSEGVKRDLIDNFKINPDKIKVIYNPYEISKIQEMMNESIEVEYRDLFNSPVIINVARLVEQKGQKNLIKAFSQVKKEIVNAKLVILGKGELEDDLRTMAKEYKLENDIFFIGFQKNPFKFIKKSSVFVLSSYNEGFPNTLVEAMSCGTPVISTDCKSGPREILAPDTDINFETKSIEYSRYGILTPVCNINNSNNLTKNEYMLSESITRILKDNELNKKYGALAKKRAYDFDIENIIPLWEQNL, from the coding sequence ATGGGAAAAGTAGTAGCTCTATTTGTAAATACCCTGAAAAATGGTGGAGCTGAGAGAGTTACATCTAACTTATCACTTAACCTATCTAATGATTATAATAAAAAATTAATCTTATATAATAAAGACCAAATTGATTATCCTTATGATGGAGATATAATTGATTTGAATATAGATCAATCTAACCCTGTTAAAATAACTGTAAATAATATATTTCTCAAAACATACCGATTTTTGAAAGTAATGCTAAAACTTAAAAAGGTAAAAAAAGAGCATAATATAAGTACTACTATAAGTTTTTTAAATAATCCTAATATACTAAACCTGTTTTCTAAATATGATGACAAAACTATAATATCTGTAAGAAATTATAATTCAAAATTATTATCAGGTTTTGATGGTAAAATTTACAGTGTATTAATAAAATTGTTTTATAACAGAGCTGATCTAGTTGTTGCAGTTTCAGAGGGTGTTAAAAGAGACCTCATTGATAACTTCAAAATAAACCCTGATAAAATTAAAGTAATTTACAACCCTTATGAAATAAGCAAAATTCAAGAAATGATGAATGAAAGTATAGAAGTAGAATACAGAGATTTGTTCAATTCACCTGTCATCATAAATGTTGCTAGGTTAGTGGAGCAAAAAGGCCAGAAAAATTTGATTAAAGCTTTCAGTCAAGTAAAAAAAGAAATAGTGAATGCAAAATTAGTAATCCTTGGAAAAGGGGAACTTGAAGATGATTTGAGAACAATGGCTAAAGAATACAAATTGGAAAATGATATATTCTTTATTGGTTTCCAAAAGAACCCTTTTAAATTTATTAAAAAATCTTCTGTTTTTGTATTATCCTCGTACAACGAAGGTTTTCCTAATACCCTAGTAGAAGCCATGTCATGTGGAACCCCTGTAATATCTACAGATTGTAAATCAGGTCCAAGGGAAATACTCGCTCCAGATACAGATATAAATTTTGAAACCAAATCTATTGAATATTCTCGTTATGGTATACTTACACCTGTTTGTAACATAAATAATAGCAATAACTTGACAAAAAATGAATATATGCTCTCAGAATCTATAACTAGAATTTTAAAAGATAATGAATTAAATAAAAAATATGGAGCACTTGCAAAAAAAAGAGCATATGATTTTGATATAGAAAATATAATTCCTTTGTGGGAACAAAATTTGTAA
- a CDS encoding methyltransferase domain-containing protein translates to MKDKYGRTYEAIKNHYDVEKQIANKLKKSTREERTEIYRNMYDELFSKVPNHPRLLKRNNEEERKKSINNKLNFLLEFVNDSDTFLEVGPDDCRLAFEVCNYAQYVYGLDISDQIGDYPKEKIPANFELLIYDGYNLNMDDEKIDVSYSDQMIEHLHPDDIELHFQMINRILKHNGCYILEIPHNFKGLHDVSK, encoded by the coding sequence ATGAAAGATAAATATGGAAGAACTTACGAAGCTATTAAAAACCATTACGATGTAGAAAAACAGATAGCAAACAAACTTAAAAAGTCTACAAGAGAAGAGAGAACAGAAATATATAGAAATATGTATGATGAATTATTTTCTAAAGTTCCCAATCATCCTAGATTATTGAAACGAAATAATGAGGAAGAAAGAAAAAAATCAATTAATAATAAGCTAAATTTTTTGCTTGAATTTGTAAATGATAGTGATACTTTTTTGGAAGTTGGTCCGGATGATTGTAGATTAGCTTTTGAAGTATGTAATTATGCACAATATGTATATGGACTAGATATATCTGACCAGATAGGTGATTATCCTAAAGAAAAAATACCTGCTAATTTCGAGCTATTAATATATGATGGTTATAATTTGAATATGGATGATGAAAAAATAGATGTTTCATATAGCGACCAAATGATAGAACATTTGCATCCTGATGACATAGAATTACATTTCCAAATGATAAATAGAATTCTTAAACATAATGGTTGTTATATTTTAGAAATACCCCATAATTTTAAAGGTCTCCATGATGTATCAAAATGA
- a CDS encoding NAD-dependent epimerase encodes MKILITGTAGFIGFHLVKKLVNSEHEIIGLDNINDYYDVNLKYGRLEETGINSKKIEYNKFVQSDLYPNYSFIKLNLEDKENIKFLFENEKFVVVCHLAAQAGVRYSITHPYSYIQSNIVGFLNILESCRYNNIKHLVYASSSSVYGLNKKMPFSTQDNVDHPISLYASSKKSNELMAHTYSYLYNIPTTGLRFFTVYGPWGRPDMAYFKFTKSILDDRPINVYNYGDMQRDFTYVDDVVDGLIKILDNEPPSGNSDWSGEKPDPSSSTAPYRVYNIGNNNPVNLIDFINAIEKATGKEAKKNYKPLQPGDVISTWADIDNLIKDFNYEPNTPVEKGIKKFVGWYRNFYNV; translated from the coding sequence ATGAAAATACTTATAACAGGTACTGCTGGATTCATAGGCTTCCATCTAGTTAAAAAATTAGTTAATTCTGAACATGAAATTATTGGATTGGACAATATCAATGATTATTATGATGTTAACCTAAAATATGGGAGATTAGAAGAAACAGGGATAAATTCAAAAAAAATTGAATACAATAAATTTGTACAAAGCGATTTATATCCAAATTACAGTTTTATTAAACTAAACCTTGAAGATAAAGAAAATATAAAATTTTTGTTTGAAAACGAGAAATTTGTTGTTGTTTGCCACCTAGCAGCCCAAGCAGGGGTAAGATACAGTATAACCCATCCTTATTCATACATACAGAGTAATATCGTAGGATTTTTAAATATACTTGAAAGTTGCAGATACAACAACATCAAACATCTGGTCTATGCCAGCAGTTCAAGCGTTTATGGGCTTAATAAAAAAATGCCATTTTCTACACAGGACAATGTCGACCACCCCATAAGTTTGTATGCTTCAAGCAAAAAATCCAATGAACTGATGGCGCACACTTATAGTTATCTTTATAATATACCTACTACAGGATTGAGATTTTTCACAGTGTATGGTCCATGGGGTCGTCCAGATATGGCGTATTTCAAGTTCACAAAATCAATACTTGATGATAGACCGATTAATGTCTATAATTATGGTGATATGCAGAGAGATTTCACCTACGTGGATGATGTAGTTGATGGTCTCATTAAAATTTTAGATAATGAACCACCATCTGGAAATAGTGATTGGTCCGGTGAGAAACCAGACCCATCCAGTTCCACAGCTCCATATAGGGTCTACAATATTGGGAATAATAATCCTGTCAATTTGATAGATTTTATCAATGCAATCGAGAAGGCAACTGGAAAAGAAGCTAAAAAAAACTATAAGCCACTACAACCAGGTGATGTTATTTCTACCTGGGCGGATATAGATAATTTAATAAAAGATTTTAATTATGAGCCTAATACACCTGTTGAAAAAGGTATTAAGAAATTTGTAGGTTGGTACAGGAATTTTTATAATGTCTAA
- a CDS encoding glycosyltransferase yields the protein MSRRIAFLIPTLSNGGAEKVISNLSLNLSHEYDKIILLYDSKQIDYQYDGEIVDLNINQIDTNKTIFEKLIIKLYNTITSTRKVKKIKKMYGIQTTVSFLTDSNILNIFSKLNDKLIISVRNYNSKLLSGFDGKIYSVLIKLFYNRADAIVAVSKGVEKDLVDNFKIDPDKIKVIYNPYEISKIQEMMNESIEVEYRDLFNSPVIINVARLVEQKGQKHLIKAFSQVKEEIVDAKLVILGKGELEDDLRTMAKEYKLENDIFFIGFQKNPFKFIKKSSVFVLSSYNEGFPNTLVEAMSCGTPVISTDCKSGPREILAPDTDINFETESIEYSRYGILTPVFDKCKFNKNDLLTENEKLLASSLVELLKNNKLREDYALLALQRAQDFEIKNIMSQWEGIL from the coding sequence ATGAGTAGAAGAATTGCTTTTTTAATACCTACCTTGAGTAATGGTGGAGCAGAGAAGGTTATATCTAATCTTTCGCTTAATCTCTCTCATGAATATGATAAAATTATTCTTTTATATGATAGTAAACAGATAGACTATCAATATGATGGTGAAATCGTTGACTTAAATATTAATCAAATAGATACAAATAAAACCATATTTGAAAAATTAATTATTAAATTATATAATACTATTACATCTACTAGAAAGGTAAAAAAAATAAAAAAAATGTATGGCATCCAAACAACTGTAAGTTTTCTTACCGATTCTAATATTTTAAACATATTTTCTAAGTTAAATGATAAACTTATAATATCAGTAAGGAATTATAATTCAAAATTGTTGTCAGGTTTTGATGGTAAAATTTACAGTGTATTAATAAAATTGTTTTATAACAGAGCTGACGCAATAGTAGCAGTTTCAAAAGGTGTTGAAAAAGATCTGGTAGACAATTTCAAAATAGATCCTGATAAAATTAAAGTAATTTACAACCCTTATGAAATAAGTAAAATTCAAGAAATGATGAATGAAAGCATAGAAGTAGAATACAGAGATTTGTTCAATTCACCTGTCATCATAAATGTTGCTAGGTTAGTAGAGCAAAAAGGTCAGAAACATCTGATTAAAGCTTTCAGTCAAGTAAAAGAAGAAATAGTGGATGCAAAATTAGTAATCCTTGGAAAAGGGGAACTTGAAGATGATTTGAGAACAATGGCTAAAGAATACAAATTGGAAAATGATATATTCTTTATTGGTTTCCAAAAGAACCCTTTTAAATTTATTAAAAAATCTTCTGTTTTTGTATTATCTTCTTACAATGAAGGTTTTCCTAATACGCTAGTAGAAGCTATGTCTTGTGGAACCCCAGTAATATCTACAGACTGTAAATCAGGCCCAAGGGAAATACTCGCTCCAGATACAGATATAAATTTTGAAACCGAATCTATTGAATATTCTCGTTATGGTATACTTACACCTGTTTTTGATAAATGCAAATTTAATAAAAATGACCTTTTAACTGAAAATGAAAAATTGCTTGCAAGTAGCCTTGTAGAGCTTTTAAAAAATAATAAATTAAGGGAAGATTACGCATTATTAGCTCTACAAAGAGCACAAGATTTTGAAATCAAAAACATAATGTCACAATGGGAAGGAATCCTTTAA